A genomic segment from Thermodesulfobacteriota bacterium encodes:
- a CDS encoding HupE/UreJ family protein yields MRGGKTGFLVLWLIFLSVLVGASAYVHSAWAHESRPAYLEINETAPGRYSILWRTPIMSGMRLPVALKFSDGVRNVTEPTVQELADSLVERRVIDAGASGLAGKQIEFVGLQATITDVLVRVQMLDGTYSTTLVRPSKPRVEIAASRGPLAVAGAFLTHGIEHILFGYDHLLFVFALILIVRSRRVLLMTITAFTIAHSITLALATLGAVHLAGQPIEAAIALSILLLACEIVRLEHGQGSLTARWPWAVAFSFGLLHGFGFASALTNIGLPESGVPLALFAFNVGVEIGQLAFIGVVLSVLTLAKRIRLASVIAHHALPAATYVIGILAAFWFFERLAGFWT; encoded by the coding sequence ATGAGAGGCGGAAAGACCGGTTTCTTAGTACTATGGTTAATATTCCTAAGTGTATTGGTTGGGGCATCGGCTTATGTACACAGTGCATGGGCTCACGAGTCTCGTCCTGCCTACCTTGAGATCAACGAGACGGCACCTGGCCGTTATAGCATTCTGTGGCGTACCCCCATTATGTCGGGAATGCGCCTTCCAGTCGCACTAAAATTTTCTGATGGCGTGCGCAATGTCACGGAGCCGACCGTGCAGGAGCTAGCGGACTCGCTCGTCGAACGCCGGGTGATTGACGCAGGCGCAAGCGGGCTTGCCGGAAAGCAAATCGAGTTCGTCGGACTTCAGGCAACAATCACGGACGTATTAGTACGCGTGCAGATGCTCGACGGCACGTACTCGACCACGCTAGTCCGGCCGTCTAAGCCCCGGGTGGAGATCGCGGCTTCGCGTGGGCCTTTGGCAGTCGCAGGCGCCTTTTTGACGCACGGTATCGAGCACATACTCTTCGGCTACGACCACCTGCTGTTCGTGTTTGCGCTCATTCTCATTGTTCGGAGCCGCCGCGTTCTTCTCATGACGATCACCGCATTCACCATCGCACACTCTATAACCTTGGCGCTGGCCACACTCGGTGCGGTGCACTTGGCGGGACAACCTATCGAAGCTGCCATCGCACTGAGCATCCTGCTGCTGGCCTGCGAGATCGTCAGATTGGAACACGGTCAGGGGAGCTTGACGGCAAGGTGGCCCTGGGCAGTGGCCTTTTCTTTCGGCCTGCTCCACGGTTTCGGCTTTGCAAGTGCACTCACTAACATAGGGCTTCCGGAGAGCGGTGTTCCGCTCGCCCTGTTCGCCTTCAACGTGGGCGTAGAAATCGGGCAGCTCGCATTCATCGGGGTAGTTCTCAGCGTCCTGACATTAGCAAAGCGAATCAGGCTAGCTTCGGTCATTGCACACCACGCGCTGCCAGCCGCAACCTATGTGATTGGCATACTGGCGGCGTTCTGGTTTTTTGAGCGCTTGGCTGGATTCTGGACATGA
- a CDS encoding peptidylprolyl isomerase: protein MRDDRVMQSTDISSDEPILRGTQLSYLKRSLRPPLFVKRWLREPLVHFLLIGLGLFVIYGALHPGPGQGGSLNRIVLTEDDIRQLQIFFTAQWQRPPTPQEFAGLVESKVREEILYREALALGLDKEDTIVKRRMAQKMEFLAEDLSDLREPTTEELRAWFEENSQRFALPARTTFRHLYFSPDRRGQHTRADAVSALNELPGKTEDSPAAAALADPFMFQDYYGDRTPEQLAKEFGPNFAQSLFQIKPGSWQGPIESGYGWHLVWVDSITPSRMPQFEEVEQDVKSKWIEEQRAGTKRKMFEAMRMQYEVVLPPSTGNEVLSVNLPSAKEAR, encoded by the coding sequence ATGAGAGATGACAGAGTAATGCAAAGTACAGATATTAGTTCAGATGAGCCAATTCTGAGGGGAACCCAACTATCGTACCTGAAACGATCGTTGCGCCCGCCGTTATTCGTAAAGCGCTGGCTTCGCGAGCCTCTGGTGCATTTTCTTCTGATCGGCCTGGGGCTGTTCGTCATTTATGGCGCACTGCATCCTGGTCCGGGTCAAGGAGGGAGTCTCAACCGGATCGTGCTGACGGAGGACGACATCCGCCAACTGCAAATATTCTTCACCGCGCAATGGCAGCGTCCCCCTACTCCGCAGGAGTTTGCCGGGCTAGTGGAGAGCAAAGTCCGCGAGGAGATTCTTTACCGTGAGGCGCTGGCGCTAGGCCTGGACAAGGAGGATACCATCGTCAAGCGCCGGATGGCGCAGAAGATGGAGTTTCTCGCCGAAGATTTGTCAGACCTGCGCGAGCCCACGACCGAAGAACTCAGGGCCTGGTTCGAGGAGAATTCCCAGCGCTTCGCGCTGCCCGCACGCACAACATTCCGCCACCTTTACTTCTCTCCCGACCGCCGGGGCCAGCACACACGCGCCGACGCTGTGAGTGCGCTCAATGAGCTCCCCGGCAAAACCGAAGACTCGCCGGCTGCGGCTGCTCTCGCCGATCCCTTCATGTTCCAGGATTACTACGGCGACCGCACGCCAGAGCAGTTAGCTAAAGAGTTCGGTCCAAACTTTGCGCAGTCGCTGTTCCAGATCAAACCCGGTTCGTGGCAGGGTCCGATCGAGTCTGGGTACGGCTGGCACCTAGTCTGGGTTGACTCCATTACACCCAGCCGGATGCCGCAGTTCGAGGAGGTAGAGCAGGATGTCAAGTCCAAATGGATAGAAGAGCAGCGCGCCGGGACAAAGCGCAAGATGTTTGAAGCGATGAGAATGCAATATGAGGTCGTACTGCCGCCATCAACTGGAAATGAGGTGCTGAGTGTCAATTTACCCTCGGCGAAGGAGGCACGATGA
- a CDS encoding DUF3604 domain-containing protein yields MKKGYFQLQGVTAVLLGATLMLLMASPALTQMSPDKNPERNAYFGETHVHTSWSLDAFSIGNTITNPGDAYKYFKGEPIKHPLGYEVKIDTPLDWAGVTDHSEYAGVVNLANEPGSAISKIPEAKPLILKARTKEEMERVALYAINTLVAGPPVKALMAPEVAGTVWKRNVALADEANQPKKFTAFCSYEWTSMPNNMNLHRNIFFKDCAKVPALPFSALDSFHPVDLWNWMDDQRKAGNDLLAISHNANLSDGRMFPTEVDTEGRPIDAAYAASRVRNEPLIEIKQLKGTSETHPLLSPNDEFASFEIMSVLLGNPPGRIPHIVGSYARQALKDGLSLEDSQGFNPYKFGFGAASDSHNTAVPYRQDNFFGGHSFTDGTIEARMSGTLVGGMFDARTEGTGGLTGVWAEENTRASLFEAMKRKETFAVTGPHIKVRLFGGWEYTADTLSDKDWVKNGYAKGVPMGGDLPPAKGKAPTFMVWAVKDPTSGNLDRIQIVKGWSKSGQSFEKIFDVVWAGDRKPDKWTGVVPPIGSTVDIDNATYTNTVGSAELKTVWTDPEFDPSLHAFYYARVLEIPTPRWTTIQAKKLGIAPPDVVAPTVQERAWSSPIWYTPSAEARKNAKPGLTVADLKKKGAVLLDDAQLKALIVEKSVWLQNTVTGDKYMIIYDALGKGPDAKPLTPSEPGYVTQRFPANQGQFQVRYVGKKVAVQSLTGDTVDASYLGTSRTYYIVNGKIVTELVGTPIEITVYKVGTKYLGARSNEFGYANYEIIPAVAELSPLR; encoded by the coding sequence ATGAAGAAGGGATATTTTCAACTACAGGGCGTAACGGCTGTATTGCTGGGGGCTACGCTAATGCTCCTGATGGCTTCGCCGGCACTCACACAGATGAGCCCTGATAAGAACCCCGAGCGGAACGCCTATTTCGGCGAGACCCACGTCCATACGAGCTGGTCGCTCGACGCGTTCAGCATCGGGAACACCATCACCAATCCCGGCGACGCGTACAAATACTTCAAGGGCGAGCCGATCAAGCATCCGCTTGGTTACGAGGTCAAGATCGATACGCCGCTCGACTGGGCGGGGGTTACGGATCACTCCGAATACGCGGGCGTGGTCAACCTGGCGAACGAGCCGGGCTCGGCGATCAGCAAGATCCCCGAGGCGAAGCCCCTGATCCTAAAGGCCAGGACCAAGGAAGAAATGGAGAGGGTCGCCCTCTACGCCATCAACACCCTCGTCGCTGGACCGCCCGTCAAGGCGCTCATGGCGCCCGAGGTTGCCGGGACGGTCTGGAAGCGGAACGTCGCGCTCGCCGACGAGGCGAACCAGCCCAAGAAGTTCACGGCCTTCTGCTCCTACGAGTGGACCTCGATGCCTAATAACATGAACCTCCACCGCAACATCTTTTTCAAGGACTGCGCCAAGGTGCCGGCGCTGCCGTTCAGCGCTCTGGACTCGTTTCATCCCGTCGATCTCTGGAACTGGATGGACGACCAGCGGAAGGCCGGGAACGATCTGCTGGCCATCTCGCACAACGCGAACCTGTCCGACGGCCGCATGTTCCCGACCGAGGTGGACACCGAGGGCCGCCCGATCGATGCCGCCTATGCCGCGTCCCGCGTTCGCAACGAGCCGCTGATCGAGATCAAGCAGCTCAAGGGCACCTCCGAGACCCACCCCTTGCTCTCGCCGAACGACGAGTTCGCCAGCTTCGAGATCATGTCCGTCCTGCTCGGCAACCCGCCGGGCCGCATTCCGCACATCGTCGGGAGCTACGCCCGCCAGGCTTTGAAGGACGGCCTCTCCCTCGAGGACAGCCAGGGCTTCAACCCGTACAAGTTCGGATTCGGAGCGGCTTCGGACTCGCACAACACCGCCGTCCCCTACCGCCAGGACAACTTCTTCGGCGGCCATTCCTTCACGGACGGGACGATCGAGGCGCGCATGTCCGGCACGCTGGTCGGCGGCATGTTCGACGCGCGCACTGAAGGCACCGGCGGGTTGACCGGCGTGTGGGCCGAGGAGAATACGCGCGCGTCGCTGTTTGAGGCCATGAAGCGCAAGGAAACCTTTGCCGTAACCGGCCCGCACATCAAGGTCCGCCTGTTCGGCGGCTGGGAGTACACGGCGGACACGTTGAGCGACAAGGACTGGGTCAAGAACGGGTACGCCAAGGGCGTGCCGATGGGCGGCGATCTTCCACCGGCCAAGGGCAAGGCCCCGACATTCATGGTGTGGGCGGTGAAAGATCCGACGTCCGGCAACCTCGACCGCATTCAGATCGTCAAAGGCTGGAGCAAGAGCGGCCAGAGCTTCGAGAAGATATTTGACGTGGTCTGGGCGGGCGACCGCAAGCCGGACAAATGGACCGGCGTGGTGCCGCCGATCGGCAGCACGGTGGACATCGACAACGCCACGTACACAAACACCGTCGGCTCGGCAGAGCTCAAGACCGTATGGACCGATCCCGAGTTCGATCCGAGCTTGCACGCCTTCTACTACGCCCGCGTACTGGAAATCCCGACGCCGCGCTGGACCACGATCCAGGCCAAGAAGCTCGGCATCGCGCCGCCCGACGTCGTGGCCCCCACTGTCCAGGAGCGCGCATGGAGCTCGCCGATCTGGTACACGCCGAGCGCCGAGGCGCGAAAGAACGCAAAGCCCGGTCTGACTGTGGCCGACCTGAAGAAGAAGGGCGCGGTGCTGCTCGACGACGCTCAATTGAAGGCGCTGATCGTGGAGAAGTCCGTCTGGCTGCAGAACACGGTGACGGGCGACAAGTACATGATCATCTACGATGCCCTGGGCAAGGGCCCTGACGCGAAGCCGCTCACACCCTCCGAGCCCGGCTACGTCACCCAGCGCTTCCCCGCCAACCAGGGTCAATTCCAGGTGCGCTACGTGGGAAAGAAGGTGGCGGTGCAGAGCCTGACCGGCGACACGGTCGATGCCAGCTATCTCGGCACCTCCCGGACCTACTACATCGTCAACGGGAAGATCGTCACCGAGCTCGTCGGCACGCCAATCGAGATCACCGTATACAAAGTGGGCACGAAGTATCTGGGCGCGCGCAGCAACGAATTCGGCTACGCCAACTACGAGATCATCCCAGCGGTGGCGGAGCTGAGCCCTCTGCGGTGA